Proteins from a genomic interval of Cyclopterus lumpus isolate fCycLum1 chromosome 18, fCycLum1.pri, whole genome shotgun sequence:
- the LOC117747595 gene encoding type-2 ice-structuring protein-like isoform X2 — MKTLTVSALVCAMMALAGAAEGAPEEDQMAKSHLVKGSTACSGGWTLLHDRCFHYVPRALRWAEAEKHCVFMGGNLASVHSAQEYHSIQALMISTSHQYKETWIGGSDAEEEKQWFWSDGTPFHYLNWCSGEPNNMHQQNCLQMNYGADKCWDDDHCSRQKPSVCAKKKLTDREA, encoded by the exons atgaagacgctGACTGTCTCTGCACTTGTTTGTGCCATGATGGCTCTGGCCGGAGCTGCTG AGGGAGCTCCAGAAGAAGACCAAATGG CAAAGAGCCATCTGGTCAAGGGGTCCACGGCGTGTTCCGGGGGCTGGACTTTGTTACACGATCGCTGTTTCCACTACGTCCCGAGAGCGCTGAGGTGGGCTGAGGCTGAG AAACACTGTGTCTTCATGGGAGGAAACCTGGCATCCGTTCACAGCGCCCAGGAGTACCATTCCATTCAGGCGCTGATGATTAGCACCAGTCATCAGTACAAAGAAACATGGATTGGAGGATCTGATGCAGAAGAG GAGAAACAATGGTTCTGGAGTGATGGAACTCCTTTCCACTACTTGAACTGGTGTTCTGGAGAGCCGAACAATATGCACCAGCAGAATTGTCTACAGATGAATTATGGAG CTGACAAGTGCTGGGATGACGACCATTGCTCCCGTCAAAAGCCATCCGTCTGTGCCAAGAAGAAGTTGACCGATCGTGAGGCATGA
- the LOC117747597 gene encoding lectin-like, which translates to MERVMHLTVVTAVLLSVGILNAVTAQPHTEELLSVCEELGHVACGEGWSRIDAKRCVKYFQTPKSFDDAKEHCNSSGSELVTFQTQEEMMKAVCVTLHGNPEPESLWIGVERSGEGFVNVDGSEVKHAQWYPGQPDHFGGQENCVTINHKEWGLWNDANCKEEHHFMCVQTM; encoded by the exons ATGGAGAGAGTCATGCATCTAACTGTGGTAACTGCTGTCCTGCTGTCGGTGGGCATCCTGAACGCTGTCACAGCCCAGCCTCACA CTGAAGAGCTTCTGTCAGTATGTGAAGAACTAGGACATGTTGCTTGTGGTGAAGGATGGAGCCGCATTGATGCCAAACGCTGTGTTAAATACTTCCAAACTCCAAAATCCTTCGATGATGCAAAG GAACACTGCAACAGCTCAGGCAGTGAACTGGTGACATTCCAAACTCAAGAAGAGATGATGAAAGCCGTTTGTGTCACCTTACATGGCAACCCTGAACCTGAATCTCTTTGGATTGGAGTTGAAAGATCCGGG GAGGGGTTCGTAAATGTTGATGGATCTGAGGTCAAGCATGCTCAATGGTACCCTGGACAGCCAGACCATTTTGGTGGACAAGAGAACTGCGTTACGATAAACcacaaag AATGGGGACTCTGGAATGATGCCAACTGCAAAGAAGAGCATCATTTCATGTGCGTCCAGACGATGTGA
- the LOC117747595 gene encoding type-2 ice-structuring protein-like isoform X1 has product MKTLTVSALVCAMMALAGAAVLPEGAPEEDQMAKSHLVKGSTACSGGWTLLHDRCFHYVPRALRWAEAEKHCVFMGGNLASVHSAQEYHSIQALMISTSHQYKETWIGGSDAEEEKQWFWSDGTPFHYLNWCSGEPNNMHQQNCLQMNYGADKCWDDDHCSRQKPSVCAKKKLTDREA; this is encoded by the exons atgaagacgctGACTGTCTCTGCACTTGTTTGTGCCATGATGGCTCTGGCCGGAGCTGCTG TTCTTCCAGAGGGAGCTCCAGAAGAAGACCAAATGG CAAAGAGCCATCTGGTCAAGGGGTCCACGGCGTGTTCCGGGGGCTGGACTTTGTTACACGATCGCTGTTTCCACTACGTCCCGAGAGCGCTGAGGTGGGCTGAGGCTGAG AAACACTGTGTCTTCATGGGAGGAAACCTGGCATCCGTTCACAGCGCCCAGGAGTACCATTCCATTCAGGCGCTGATGATTAGCACCAGTCATCAGTACAAAGAAACATGGATTGGAGGATCTGATGCAGAAGAG GAGAAACAATGGTTCTGGAGTGATGGAACTCCTTTCCACTACTTGAACTGGTGTTCTGGAGAGCCGAACAATATGCACCAGCAGAATTGTCTACAGATGAATTATGGAG CTGACAAGTGCTGGGATGACGACCATTGCTCCCGTCAAAAGCCATCCGTCTGTGCCAAGAAGAAGTTGACCGATCGTGAGGCATGA
- the trim2b gene encoding tripartite motif-containing protein 2, producing the protein MEAHQHSPDSSSEECTVLEAPPGKNACPLHAGKVAELFCSACESALCEDCVPDHEEHPKVPLSQALEQHRSSLQERLGGVQSRLPQISDALSFVKEILQQLTNQRAFIEEDIQSSFEDLHKQLDVRKSVLLMELEVTYRLKQKVLQAQVDSLVRGEGDLAASCTQTEEALAGEACAASMQAEQELQERLGGLAGLGLPCQPEENDQLDLLLETDGLRKSIHNLGTIVTTSAVASQSEAMGAGLEQCIVGHPASVTIVTRDKSGGACKSGNAILSAEVFTPDGSIVDGEIVDHKNGTYEFVYTVPNEGDFSLALRLYDQHIKGSPFKLTINRILEAEVEVSPSTTTATNSAAYATPSTGSSEGAKRRGKSPGQKKKGSKRASSALGTPRRKTQNPIEDDLIFRIGTKGRNKGEFTNLQGVAASSTGRILIADSNNQCVQIFSNEGEFKTRFGMRGRSPGQLQRPTGVAVHPTGDIIIADYDNKWVSIFTSEGKYKAKLGSGRLMGPKGVSVDQDGHVIVVDNKACTVFIFQLTGKLISKFGSRGNGDKQFAGPHFAAVNNNNEIIVTDFHNHSVKVFTPEGELVLKFGSNGEGNGQFNAPTGVAVDVNGNIIVADWGNSRIQVFDGSGSFLSYINTSADPLYGPQGLALTSDGHVVVADSGNHCFKVYRYLQ; encoded by the exons GTGGCAGAGCTGTTCTGTTCGGCCTGTGAGAGTGCGCTGTGCGAGGACTGCGTGCCGGACCACGAGGAGCACCCTAAGGTGCCCCTCAGCCAGGCCCTGGAGCAGCACCGCAGCAGCCTGCAGGAGAGGCTGGGGGGCGTCCAGAGCAG ACTCCCTCAGATTTCAGACGCCCTGTCCTTCGTTAAGGAGATCCTCCAGcagctgaccaatcagagagctttCATCGAAGAGGACATCCAGTCGAGCTTCGAGGATCTGCACAAGCAGCTGGATGTCCGGAAGAGTGTTCTGCTGATGGAGCTGGAGGTCACGTACCGACTCAAGCAAAAG GTCCTCCAGGCTCAAGTGGACAGCCTCGtgcggggggagggggaccTCGCGGCCTCCTGTACCCAGACGGAGGAGGCTCTGGCTGGGGAGGCGTGCGCGGCGAGCATGCAGGCGgagcaggagctgcaggagaggCTCGGGGGGCTGGCCGGACTCGGCCTGCCGTGTCAGCCGGAGGAGAACGACCAGCTGGATCTGCTGCTGGAGACAGACGGGCTGAGGAAGTCCATCCACAACCTGGGGACCATCGTCACGACCAG tgCGGTGGCGAGCCAGAGCGAAGCCATGGGTGCCGGCCTggagcagtgcattgtgggccACCCTGCCTCGGTCACCATCGTGACAAGAGACAAGTCAGGGGGAGCCTGCAAGAGCGGCAACGCGATCCTGTCAGCAGAG GTCTTCACCCCAGATGGAAGCATCGTGGACGGGGAAATAGTGGACCACAAGAATGGGACCTATGAGTTTGTGTACACGGTGCCGAACGAGGGCGACTTCTCGCTGGCTCTCCGTCTGTACGATCAACACATCAAAGGAAGCCCCTTCAAGCTGACCATCAACAGGATCTTAGAAGCAGAAGTGGAG GTgtccccctccaccaccacagcaACCAACTCAGCAGCCTACGCCACCCCGTCCACGGGCTCCTCTGAGGGGGCAAAGAGAAGAGGGAAGTCCCCCGGCCAGAAGAAAAAGGGCTCCAAGAGGGCCAGCAGCGCCCTGGGAACCCCGCGACGCAAGACCCAGAACCCCATCGAGGACGACCTCATCTTCCGGATTG GAACGAAGGGGAGGAACAAAGGAGAGTTCACCAACCTTCAGGGAGTGGCGGCCTCCTCCACTGGCAGGATACTGATAGCTGACAGCAACAACCAGTGCGTTCAG ATTTTCTCCAACGAGGGGGAATTCAAGACTCGTTTTGGCATGCGGGGGCGGTCCCCGGGGCAACTGCAGCGCCCCACCGGCGTGGCCGTGCACCCCACTGGTGACATCATCATCGCCGACTATGACAACAAGTGGGTCAGCATCTTCACCAGCGAGGGCAAGTACAAG GCGAAGCTTGGCTCTGGTCGACTCATGGGGCCGAAGGGCGTATCCGTGGACCAGGACGGTCATGTGATCGTGGTTGACAACAAGGCGTGCACTGTCTTCATCTTCCAGCTCACCGGCAAGCTCATCTCCAAGTTTGGCAGTCGAGGCAACGGTGACAAACAATTTGCAG GTCCACACTTTGCAGCGGTGAACAATAACAACGAGATCATCGTGACTGACTTCCATAACCACTCTGTCAAG GTTTTCACCCCTGAGGGAGAACTGGTGTTGAAGTTTGGCTCCAACGGTGAGGGAAACGGCCAGTTCAACGCTCCCACTGGTGTAGCTGTGGACGTGAATGGGAACATCATCGTAGCTGACTGGGGCAACAGTAGAATACAG GTGTTTGACGGCAGCGGCTCCTTCCTCTCCTACATCAACACCTCAGCAGACCCTCTGTATGGACCCCAAGGTCTGGCTCTGACCTCTGATGGACACGTGGTCGTGGCTGACTCTGGCAACCACTGCTTCAAAGTCTACCGCTACCTGCAATGA